Proteins encoded in a region of the Perca fluviatilis chromosome 6, GENO_Pfluv_1.0, whole genome shotgun sequence genome:
- the LOC120561109 gene encoding uncharacterized protein LOC120561109 — translation MAGQMKSWRTLRLLILFSLLILTQQFEVRDEEWEELGPDIAALHHLRGLSEHMFHERLKNPSNHRGTSINGARVERSLSREDIDQNPMSLLSDLQENEKFTASVIQKEQDFEGFLAAIDEQKTQDVLLSASEISHSYSQKLLVMTDKEKSTNDRVQQEYSMDPRYSVIVSNECLFNVSCVPEADSYTLVKIFGSVSEDGQTVSGLSGSSLAELMLKPSLETAPVFSLDGNTTKDFQHNFIRVFTARGIPAVLETNQENHQTYQVMNQLEEVTGYQIPQRPVDHSTQYDHQQILILEDNPAVRTAATYLFEKHPKVSSVYVLDNNQRPVLIRGDSVPLTEESRLVLVGHGRKDNSGEMRLGGYEVQEVSKIIQQTSRDSNKIKTISVVACDVGSDNAFIETLLKDLHETAGIETELHLRDAVLQVSHTGEKITLEITKDGEQWRHKDDSKKVVATLDRNGDVIIRNEPGSKGKEIFTTERNFLGPENRFLVYRDSWPVVPRRFINKNVLGKFTDADKVRIACNQLEAMSWGFFHNKNMPRPEKMKIKNFDLKEYYLPKKIYNKERELQKITNEQELNRILSNCYEIKSGEDIRNVIRHYAKTGEDEVTYLKVNDWILEVNPINLYITPVGKKLDNNGRENEQNVKKCIEDQIGKEKYPDIRKGIIKEMGQNDPKEGYAQYVESIFRGEPTTPRLPLSAGAWYTTYFSASVISESARNFRTFPLILMALDMVKSTDNNIKEKGLKFLWEEHSMARGHNKADCLDRDQFTKCIKSSSIDYSSSSCPLLVDLQEDEAFSSVTEVRGSKFNDDIRGNKEHNVIVPGRGHDFIQGRGGEDWYVITPGQGVKTINNQSPDLALDILFLKEEYENIMCSCEGQSIIILVHGRIDVILQNWFDSKFHQHLQIKTSDGITSGLMTNRSSCDESLMFPVTVDFRNQTPSEYKCFIHNRNNSQIFCSLQGKRKMNGKVMNMKNRDSVKEMYGSSGFDIMVGNSNENLLDPYTGGALMIGGEGKDTYIIKQGYGNNSMIANFAEDQSIDTVSVDMDYLHGSQVTLDSSTEDLEVTITSKGEQLKFILLNYAKSSKHQHLEFQSSDGVNFKLKSLNSTGDVPFIYIEAFKVTLKQLQVDCRLDLNSQRNLSKVQTVQGCPSQSNDILGNDQDNALIGGWKDDALEGGAGDDTLIGGNGDDLLIGGLGDDTLYGEDGNDTMMGNSGRDVFLPGPGADLVDGGPGRDTVVYRGDPDTGKGVYVNLLTGQGRYADAEGDVLKDVEIVIGTIYSDILVSGYESSLLKGSDGNDILVSTGGDYLVGGDGNDIYMLAFNNGSVTVDNCAKDNATDVLYISSQLTLPFDCQLLSDRVLLTSFGLKQTTIKITLQGWISDENECGHLKLGFRDQEVSVDRLLQECQLRQK, via the exons aGGTGAGAGATGAAGAGTGGGAGGAGCTCGGCCCAGATATCGCTGCACTACACCACCTCAGAGGACTGTCTGAACACATGTTTCACGAAAGGCTCAAGAACCCATCGAACCACAG GGGCACATCCATAAATGGGGCCAGAGTTGAGAGATCTCTTAGCAG GGAGGACATTGACCAAAACCCGATGAGTTTGCTGTCTGATCTTCAGGAGAATGAGAAATTCACAGCTTCTGTTATTCAGAAGGAACAG GATTTTGAAGGATTCTTGGCAGCGATTGATGAACAGAAGACACAAGATGTTCTCCTGAGTGCTTCAGAGATCTCACACAGCTACAGCCAAAAACTTCTGGTCATGACTGACAAAGAAAAGTCAACAAATGACAGAGTCCAACAGGAATACAGCATGGATCCCCGTTACTCAGTAATAGTCAGCAATGAATGCCTGTTCAATGTCTCGTGTGTACCAGAAGCAGACAGCTACACCTTGGTGAAAATATTTGGGAGTGTTTCAGAAGATGGACAAACTGTGTCTGGCCTTTCTGGCTCTTCACTCGCAGAGCTGATGTTGAAACCATCACTGGAAACTGCACCTGTGTTCTCTCTCGATGGAAACACAACCAAAGACTTCCAACATAACTTCATTCGAGTTTTTACGGCCCGTGGCATCCCAGCAGTCCTAGAAACAAACCAGGAGAATCACCAGACTTACCAGGTCATGAACCAACTTGAAGAAGTTACTGGATACCAAATTCCGCAAAGACCGGTTGATCACAGCACCCAGTACGACCACCAGCAGATCCTCATCCTGGAAGATAACCCTGCTGTCAGAACAGCTGCTACGTATCTTTTTGAGAAGCATCCAAAGGTTTCCTCTGTCTACGTTCTTGATAACAACCAAAGACCAGTACTGATCCGAGGTGACTCCGTGCCTCTGACAGAGGAGAGCCGGCTGGTGCTGGTCGGCCACGGCAGGAAAGACAACTCGGGAGAAATGAGACTTGGAGGATATGAAGTGCAAGAAGTCTCCAAAATCATTCAACAAACCTCCAGGGATTccaataaaattaaaacaataagtGTGGTGGCCTGTGACGTCGGATCAGATAATGCATTCATTGAAACGCTGCTGAAGGATCTCCATGAGACCGCCGGCATCGAGACAGAGCTGCACCTCAGAGACGCTGTGCTCCAGGTCagccacacaggagagaaaatcACCCTGGAGATCACTAAGGATGGAGAGCAATGGAGACATAAAGATGACAGCAAGAAAGTGGTCGCAACCCTCGATAGGAACGGAGATGTAATTATTAGAAATGAGCCCGGCAGTAAAGGAAAGGAAATCTTTACCACTGAAAGAAACTTTCTAGGTCCAGAAAACCGTTTTCTGGTCTACAGAGACAGCTGGCCAGTTGTGCCAAGGAGATTTATTAACAAGAATGTTTTGGGGAAGTTTACGGATGCTGACAAAGTACGTATTGCTTGTAATCAACTTGAAGCTATGTCCTGGGGATTCtttcacaacaaaaacatgCCCCGTCCAGAAAAAATGAAGATTAAAAACTTTGATCTAAAAGAATATTATTTAccaaaaaaaatttacaataaaGAAAGGGAGTTACAGAAGATAACGAATGAACAAGAACTAAATCGTATTCTTTCCAACTGTTATGAGATTAAATCAGGAGAAGATATCAGGAATGTAATCCGTCACTATGCAAAGACCGGAGAAGATGAGGTTACATACCTGAAGGTCAATGACTGGATATTAGAGGTTAATCCTATAAATCTGTATATAACTCCAGTTGGAAAAAAGCTTGACAACAATGGAAGAGAAAATGAGCAAAACGTTAAGAAATGTATTGAAGATCAGATAGGAAAAGAGAAATACCCTGACATACGAAAAGGAATTATAAAAGAAATGGGCCAAAATGACCCTAAAGAAGGATACGCTCAATATGTGGAAAGTATTTTTCGTGGAGAGCCCACAACACCTCGCCTGCCGCTCTCCGCAGGGGCCTGGTACACCACATATTTCTCTGCATCGGTTATATCTGAATCTGCTAGAAACTTCCGGACATTTCCTCTAATTCTCATGGCCCTGGATATGGTCAAAAGCACAGACAACAATATCAAAGAGAAAGGACTGAAGTTTCTTTGGGAAGAACATTCAATGGCAAGAGGAC ATAACAAGGCCGACTgcctggacagagaccagttcACCAAGTGTATTAAAAGTAGCAGCATCGACTACAGCAGCTCATCATGTCCTCTGCTGGTGGACCTTCAGGAGGACGAGGCTTTTAGCAGCGTGACGGAAGTTCGTGGGTCAAAGTTCAACGATGACATCAGAGGGAACAAAGAACACAATGTTATTGTCCCAGGAAGAGGACATGATTTCATCCAgggtagaggaggagaggactGGTACGTTATCACACCGGGCCAAGGAGTCAAAACCATCAACAACCAATCTCCAGATCTAGCCTTGGATATTCTCTTTCTGAAAGAAGAATACGAGAACATAATGTGTTCTTGTGAAGGGCAGAGCATCATCATTTTGGTACACGGTAGAATAGATGTTATTTTACAGAACTGGTTTGATTCAAAGTTTCATCAGCACCTGCAGATTAAAACCAGTGATGGAATAACATCTGGATTGATGACCAACCGCAGCAGCTGTGATGAGTCTTTAATGTTCCCCGTAACTGTTGATTTTAGAAACCAGACACCCTCTGAATACAAGTGCTTCATACATAACAGAAACAATTCGCAAATCTTCTGCAGCCTTCAAGGCAAAAGAAAGATGAATGGCAAAGTGATGAATATGAAGAATCGTGATTCAGTTAAAGAAATGTACGGTTCCTCAGGTTTCGACATCATGGTTGGGAACAGCAATGAGAATCTGCTTGATCCGTACACCGGAGGTGCACTGATGATTGGAGGTGAAGGAAAAGACACTTACATAATCAAACAAGGATATGGAAACAACTCAATGATTGCTAACTTTGCAGAAGATCAGAGTATTGATACTGTGTCGGTTGACATGGATTATCTTCATGGCAGTCAAGTCACACTGGACTCATCAACAGAAGATCTAGAAGTGACCATCACATCAAAAGGGGAACAACTAAAATTCATTCTGCTCAACTACGCCAAAAGTTCCAAACATCAGCACTTAGAATTTCAGAGCTCTGACGGAGtgaattttaaattgaaatcacTAAACTCAACCGGAGATGTCCCTTTCATTTACATTGAAGCTTTCAAAGTGACTCTGAAACAGCTGCAGGTTGACTGCCGCTTGGACCTCAACTCTCAGAGGAATCTGTCAAAGGTCCAAACGGTGCAAGGCTGTCCCTCCCAGTCCAATGACATACTAG GTAACGATCAAGacaacgctctgattggtgggTGGAAGGATGACGCCTTGGAAGGAGGCGCCGGAGATGACACGCTGATCGGAGGGAACGGAGACGACCTCCTGATTGGTGGCTTGGGAGACGACACTCTTTATGGCGAGGACGGAAATGACACTATGATGGGAAACTCTGGCCGGGACGTCTTCCTTCCTGGACCAGGGGCCGATCTGGTGGACGGGGGTCCTGGCAGAGACACGGTTGTGTACCGGGGCGATCCTGACACAGGTAAAGGAGTTTATGTCAACCTGCTGACGGGACAAGGCCGCTACGCCGATGCTGAGGGCGACGTGTTGAAGGATGTGGAGATAGTCATCGGCACCATCTACTCTGATATCTTGGTGTCCGGTTACGAAAGTTCTCTCCTCAAAGGCTCGGACGGCAATGACATCTTGGTGTCCACCGGTGGTGATTACCTGGTCGGTGGTGATGGAAATGACATTTACATGTTGGCTTTCAACAACGGTTCAGTCACGGTTGATAACTGTGCCAAAGACAACGCTACAGACGTCTTGTACATAAGCTCACAGTTAACGCTGCCATTTGACTGCCAACTTTTGTCTGACAGAGTTCTCCTGACTTCATTTGGACTTAAGCAAACTACTATTAAAATTACACTGCAAGGCTGGATCAGCGATGAGAATGAATGTGGTCATTTGAAGTTGGGTTTTAGAGATCAGGAGGTGTCGGTGGACCGGCTGCTGCAAGAGTGTCAGTTAAGACAGAAGTAG